The Polaribacter tangerinus genome has a segment encoding these proteins:
- the rplX gene encoding 50S ribosomal protein L24 produces MKKFKIKSGDTVKVIAGDHKGSEGKVLQILKDKDRVLVEGVNLVSKHTKPSAQSPQGGIVKKEASLHISNVMLVEGGVAVRVGYQVDGDTKTRVSKKTKK; encoded by the coding sequence ATGAAGAAATTCAAAATAAAATCAGGAGATACTGTAAAAGTAATTGCAGGAGACCACAAAGGATCTGAAGGTAAAGTTTTACAAATCCTTAAGGATAAAGATAGAGTTCTTGTAGAAGGTGTTAACTTAGTTTCTAAGCACACAAAACCAAGCGCACAAAGTCCACAAGGAGGTATTGTAAAAAAAGAAGCATCACTTCATATATCTAACGTAATGTTAGTAGAAGGAGGTGTAGCTGTAAGAGTAGGTTATCAAGTTGATGGAGATACTAAAACTAGAGTCTCTAAAAAAACTAAAAAATAA
- the rplO gene encoding 50S ribosomal protein L15 gives MSLHNLTPAEGSIKKGKRIARGEGSGKGGTATRGHNGQKSRSGYSKKIGFEGGQMPLQRRVPKFGFTNINRKEYQGINLDKLQSLVDSGKITDTVNLDTLVALRLAGKNDLVKILGNGELKAKLNITVHKFTASAKAAIEAAGGEAVTL, from the coding sequence ATGAGTTTACACAATTTAACACCTGCAGAGGGTTCCATTAAAAAAGGAAAAAGAATAGCAAGAGGTGAAGGTTCTGGTAAAGGTGGTACTGCCACTAGAGGTCATAACGGACAAAAATCTCGTTCAGGTTATTCTAAAAAGATTGGTTTTGAAGGAGGTCAAATGCCACTTCAAAGACGTGTTCCTAAGTTTGGCTTTACAAACATTAATAGAAAAGAATACCAAGGAATTAACTTAGATAAGTTACAGTCTTTAGTAGATAGTGGAAAAATAACGGATACAGTAAATTTAGACACTCTAGTTGCATTGAGATTGGCTGGTAAAAATGACCTAGTCAAAATTTTAGGTAACGGAGAGTTAAAAGCTAAATTAAATATAACTGTACATAAGTTTACAGCATCGGCAAAAGCAGCTATTGAAGCAGCTGGAGGAGAAGCTGTAACTTTATAA
- the secY gene encoding preprotein translocase subunit SecY, translating to MNFINTLKDIFKIEELKNKILLTVGLIAVYRFMAAVPLPGIDPLQLSALKESTSGGLLGLLNAFTGGAFARASVMALGIMPYISASIVVQLMGIAVPYLQKLQKDGESGRKKITQITRWLTIGITLVQAPTYITAIKTQFGLGPEAFLVSGATFWVSSIIILTAGTIFAMWLGERITDKGVGNGISLLITVGIIANFPSAFLQEFFSKTENSGAGGLMMILIEIIVWFVVILLTVLLVTAVRKIAVQYARRTVAGNTQNVAGSRDYIPLKLNAAGVMPIIFAQAIMFLPVALAQRFPAIAGLQDINGLGYNIIFALLIIIFSYFYTAITIPTNKMADDLKRSGGFIPGIRPGKDTADKLDSVLSRITFPGSLFLAALSILPAIVVQFGVQQSWAMFYGGTSLIIMVGVAIDTMQQINSYLLNSHYDGLMKPGTSNRKSNK from the coding sequence ATGAATTTTATTAATACGCTAAAAGATATATTCAAGATAGAAGAGTTAAAAAACAAAATTCTTTTAACTGTTGGTTTAATTGCAGTTTACCGTTTTATGGCAGCTGTTCCTTTACCAGGAATAGATCCATTACAATTATCTGCTTTAAAAGAAAGTACATCTGGAGGTCTTTTAGGATTATTGAATGCATTTACAGGAGGGGCATTTGCTAGAGCGTCTGTTATGGCACTAGGTATAATGCCTTATATTTCAGCATCTATTGTAGTTCAGTTAATGGGAATTGCGGTTCCTTACTTACAAAAATTACAAAAAGATGGAGAAAGTGGAAGAAAAAAGATTACTCAAATTACTAGGTGGCTAACTATAGGAATTACATTGGTTCAAGCACCAACGTATATTACTGCTATAAAAACTCAGTTCGGTTTAGGACCTGAAGCTTTTTTAGTTAGTGGTGCAACCTTCTGGGTTTCATCAATTATAATATTAACTGCGGGTACAATTTTTGCAATGTGGTTAGGTGAGCGTATTACAGACAAAGGAGTTGGAAATGGTATTTCTTTACTTATTACTGTTGGTATTATAGCAAACTTTCCTTCTGCATTTTTACAAGAGTTTTTCTCAAAAACAGAAAACTCTGGTGCAGGTGGTTTAATGATGATTTTGATTGAAATAATAGTTTGGTTTGTAGTAATTTTATTAACTGTATTATTGGTTACTGCTGTTCGAAAGATTGCAGTTCAATATGCAAGAAGAACTGTTGCGGGTAACACACAAAATGTTGCAGGTTCAAGAGACTATATTCCCTTGAAATTAAATGCTGCTGGTGTTATGCCAATTATATTTGCGCAAGCAATTATGTTTTTGCCTGTTGCATTAGCACAAAGATTTCCAGCTATTGCAGGTTTACAAGACATTAATGGATTGGGCTATAATATAATATTTGCACTATTAATCATTATTTTTAGTTATTTCTATACAGCTATTACTATTCCAACGAATAAAATGGCAGATGATTTAAAAAGAAGTGGTGGTTTTATACCAGGAATTAGACCAGGTAAAGATACAGCAGACAAATTAGATAGTGTTTTATCTAGAATAACGTTCCCAGGATCATTATTTTTAGCAGCATTATCAATTTTACCAGCTATAGTTGTTCAGTTTGGAGTACAACAAAGTTGGGCAATGTTTTACGGTGGTACCTCATTAATCATTATGGTAGGTGTAGCTATTGATACAATGCAACAGATTAATTCTTATTTATTAAACAGTCATTATGATGGTTTAATGAAACCAGGAACTAGTAATAGAAAATCGAATAAATAG
- the ykgO gene encoding type B 50S ribosomal protein L36 has product MKVRASVKKRSADCKIVRRKGRLYVINKQNPRFKQRQG; this is encoded by the coding sequence ATGAAAGTTAGAGCATCAGTTAAAAAAAGAAGTGCCGACTGCAAAATAGTACGCAGAAAAGGTAGATTATACGTAATTAATAAACAAAATCCTAGATTTAAACAAAGACAAGGGTAA
- the rplR gene encoding 50S ribosomal protein L18 codes for MALSKLQRRTRIKRRIRKIVSGTPTKPRLSVYRSNKEIYAQIVDDVNGTTLVSASSRDKGVKASSKSEAAALVGKTIAEKAVKAGLESVAFDRNGYLYHGRVKVLAEAAREAGLKF; via the coding sequence ATGGCATTATCAAAGCTACAAAGAAGAACTAGAATAAAGCGTAGAATTAGAAAGATTGTATCTGGAACTCCTACAAAACCAAGATTATCGGTTTACAGAAGTAACAAAGAAATCTACGCTCAAATAGTAGACGATGTGAATGGAACTACATTAGTTTCTGCATCTTCTAGAGATAAAGGTGTTAAAGCAAGCTCTAAGTCTGAAGCTGCTGCATTAGTTGGTAAAACAATTGCAGAAAAAGCAGTAAAGGCAGGTTTAGAAAGCGTTGCTTTTGATAGAAATGGTTATTTATACCATGGTAGAGTTAAAGTATTAGCTGAAGCTGCAAGAGAAGCTGGTTTAAAATTTTAA
- the infA gene encoding translation initiation factor IF-1 gives MAKQSAIQQDGTITEALSNAMFRVELENGHIVTAHISGKMRMHYIKLLPGDKVKLEMSPYDLSKARITYRY, from the coding sequence ATGGCTAAACAATCAGCAATTCAACAAGACGGAACCATTACAGAAGCATTATCTAATGCAATGTTTCGAGTAGAATTAGAGAACGGACATATTGTTACGGCTCACATTTCAGGAAAAATGCGTATGCATTATATTAAACTTTTACCGGGTGATAAGGTAAAGCTAGAAATGAGCCCATACGATTTATCAAAAGCAAGAATTACTTACAGATACTAA
- the rpmD gene encoding 50S ribosomal protein L30 — protein MAKIKVTQVKSQIGRLQNQKRTLEALGLRRMHQTVVHEATPTIIGMVNTVKHLVSSEEIK, from the coding sequence ATGGCAAAAATAAAAGTTACACAAGTAAAAAGTCAAATCGGGCGTCTTCAGAATCAAAAGAGAACTTTAGAGGCATTAGGTTTACGTAGAATGCACCAAACTGTTGTACACGAGGCAACTCCAACAATTATTGGTATGGTAAATACAGTTAAACACTTAGTTTCTTCAGAAGAAATTAAATAA
- the rplF gene encoding 50S ribosomal protein L6, with protein MSRIGKNPVSISQGVDVSIKDNVVTVKGKLGELSQTISDGITLNIEDGVITLDRASESKDHKAQHGLMRALISNMIEGVSKGWTKDLELVGVGYRASNQGQKLDLALGFSHNIVLELAPEVKVETISEKGKNPIIKLTSFDKQLVGQVAAKIRSFRAPEPYKGKGVKFVGEVLRRKAGKSA; from the coding sequence ATGAGTAGAATAGGAAAAAATCCCGTTAGCATTTCACAAGGTGTAGATGTTAGCATTAAAGACAATGTTGTTACTGTAAAAGGAAAACTAGGTGAGTTATCACAAACCATTTCCGATGGTATCACATTAAATATTGAAGACGGTGTTATCACCTTAGATAGAGCTTCTGAAAGTAAAGACCACAAAGCACAACACGGATTAATGAGAGCTTTAATTAGCAACATGATAGAAGGTGTTAGCAAAGGGTGGACTAAAGATTTAGAATTGGTTGGTGTGGGTTATAGAGCCTCTAACCAAGGTCAGAAATTAGATTTAGCTTTAGGCTTCTCTCATAATATTGTTTTAGAACTAGCTCCTGAAGTAAAAGTTGAGACAATTTCAGAGAAAGGGAAAAACCCAATCATTAAATTAACTTCTTTTGACAAGCAATTAGTTGGTCAAGTAGCTGCAAAGATTCGTTCTTTCAGAGCTCCAGAGCCTTATAAAGGTAAAGGTGTGAAGTTTGTTGGTGAAGTATTAAGAAGAAAAGCAGGTAAATCTGCATAA
- the rplQ gene encoding 50S ribosomal protein L17: MRHGKKFNHLGRKTAHRKAMLANMACSLIEHKRINTTVAKAKALRVFVEPLITKSKADTTHNRRVVFSYLRDKYAVTELFREISVKVADRPGGYVRIIKLGNRQGDNAPMAMIELVDYNEIYNPKGNKAKKSTRRGRSKKAATPQVEETATTEEKSEE; this comes from the coding sequence ATGAGACACGGAAAGAAATTTAATCATTTAGGAAGAAAGACAGCCCACAGAAAGGCAATGTTAGCAAATATGGCTTGTTCTTTAATAGAACACAAACGTATTAACACTACAGTAGCTAAAGCAAAAGCTTTACGTGTTTTTGTAGAGCCTTTAATAACGAAATCAAAGGCCGATACAACTCACAACAGACGTGTAGTTTTTTCTTACCTAAGAGATAAATATGCTGTAACAGAACTATTTAGAGAAATTTCTGTAAAGGTTGCTGACAGACCAGGAGGTTATGTTCGTATCATAAAGTTAGGAAACCGTCAAGGAGACAACGCCCCAATGGCTATGATTGAACTTGTAGATTACAATGAAATTTACAATCCAAAAGGTAACAAGGCTAAAAAATCTACAAGAAGAGGAAGAAGCAAAAAAGCAGCAACTCCACAAGTAGAAGAAACAGCAACTACAGAAGAAAAATCTGAAGAATAA
- the carA gene encoding glutamine-hydrolyzing carbamoyl-phosphate synthase small subunit, translated as MKYQTRKKALVLLADGTIFYGKSVGIEGTSTGEICFNTGMTGYQEIFTDPSYFGQIMVTANAHIGNYGVNDNEVESDGIKISGLVCRNFSFTHSRADSNGNLKDWFEKHKIVAISDVDTRALVAYIRDNGAMNAIISTDVDNIDALKQQLSEVPSMEGLELASKVSTKEAYIVGDENATYRVSALDIGIKKNIIRNLVKRDVCVKVFPYDASFEDLSSFNPDGYFISNGPGDPAPLHAAQKVAKEIIKRDFPLFGICLGHQVIALSNGISTYKMHNGHRGINHPVKNLLTGKGEITSQNHGFAIHKEETESHKDIEITHIHLNDNTVAGIRMKNKNTFSVQYHPEASPGPHDSEYLFDQFIDNIRKSKE; from the coding sequence ATGAAATATCAAACAAGAAAAAAAGCATTAGTTTTATTAGCAGATGGAACAATTTTTTATGGTAAATCTGTAGGTATAGAAGGAACATCTACTGGAGAAATTTGTTTTAATACTGGTATGACAGGTTATCAAGAAATTTTTACAGATCCTTCTTATTTTGGCCAAATTATGGTAACAGCAAATGCACATATTGGTAATTATGGTGTGAATGATAACGAAGTAGAATCTGATGGAATAAAAATTTCTGGATTGGTATGCAGAAACTTTAGCTTTACTCACTCGAGAGCAGACTCTAATGGTAACTTAAAAGATTGGTTTGAGAAACATAAAATTGTTGCAATTTCTGATGTAGATACTAGAGCACTCGTTGCTTACATAAGAGATAACGGAGCAATGAATGCCATAATATCTACAGATGTGGATAATATAGATGCCTTAAAGCAGCAATTATCTGAAGTACCAAGTATGGAAGGGCTTGAATTAGCATCAAAAGTATCTACAAAAGAGGCTTATATTGTTGGTGATGAAAATGCCACTTACCGAGTTTCTGCACTAGACATTGGCATTAAAAAAAATATTATTAGAAATTTAGTTAAAAGAGATGTTTGTGTAAAAGTTTTTCCTTACGATGCTTCTTTTGAGGATTTAAGTTCTTTTAATCCTGATGGATATTTTATTTCAAACGGACCAGGCGATCCAGCACCTTTACATGCAGCACAAAAAGTAGCTAAAGAAATTATTAAAAGAGATTTTCCTTTATTTGGTATCTGTCTAGGGCATCAAGTTATAGCATTGTCTAATGGCATTTCTACATACAAAATGCACAATGGTCACAGAGGAATTAATCACCCTGTTAAAAATCTTTTAACAGGAAAAGGAGAAATTACTTCTCAAAACCATGGTTTTGCTATACATAAAGAAGAAACGGAATCACATAAAGACATTGAAATTACTCATATTCACTTAAATGATAATACAGTTGCTGGTATTCGAATGAAAAATAAAAACACTTTTTCTGTTCAATATCACCCAGAGGCAAGTCCAGGACCACATGATTCTGAGTATTTATTTGATCAGTTTATTGATAATATTCGCAAATCAAAAGAATAA
- a CDS encoding DNA-directed RNA polymerase subunit alpha, producing the protein MAILNFQKPDKVIMIESTDFKGRFEFRPLEPGFGLTVGNALRRVLLSSLEGFAITSLRIDGVEHEFSTVPGVVEDVTEIILNLKQVRFKKQIDETDRETVSVSVSGQEQFTAGDLQKFISGFQVLNPDLVICNMDKSVKLNAELTIEKGRGFVPAEENKKPSAPIGTIFTDSIYTPIKNVKYSIENYRVEQKTDYEKLVFDIDTDGSINPKEALTEAAKILIHHFMLFSDERITLEADEIAQTETYDEESLHMRQLLKTRLIDMDLSVRALNCLKAAEVDTLGDLVSFNKSDLMKFRNFGKKSLTELEELVIVKGLNFGMDLSKYKLDKD; encoded by the coding sequence ATGGCAATTTTAAATTTTCAAAAACCTGATAAGGTTATTATGATAGAATCTACTGACTTTAAAGGTAGATTTGAGTTTAGACCTTTAGAACCAGGTTTTGGTTTAACAGTAGGTAATGCGTTAAGAAGAGTTTTATTATCTTCTTTAGAAGGTTTTGCAATTACATCATTAAGAATTGATGGTGTAGAGCACGAATTTTCTACAGTACCTGGTGTTGTAGAAGATGTTACAGAAATTATTTTAAATTTAAAACAAGTTCGTTTTAAAAAGCAAATTGATGAAACTGACAGAGAAACTGTATCTGTATCTGTTTCTGGTCAAGAGCAATTTACTGCGGGAGATTTACAGAAATTTATTTCTGGTTTTCAAGTTTTAAATCCAGACTTAGTTATTTGTAATATGGATAAATCTGTGAAATTAAATGCAGAGCTTACCATAGAAAAAGGTAGAGGATTTGTTCCTGCAGAAGAAAATAAAAAACCATCTGCACCGATAGGAACTATTTTTACTGATTCTATTTACACACCTATAAAAAATGTTAAGTATTCTATAGAAAACTATCGTGTAGAGCAAAAGACAGATTATGAAAAACTTGTTTTTGATATCGATACAGATGGTTCAATCAATCCTAAAGAGGCATTAACAGAAGCTGCGAAAATTTTAATTCACCACTTTATGTTATTCTCAGATGAGCGTATCACTTTAGAGGCAGATGAAATTGCTCAAACTGAAACATATGACGAGGAATCTCTACATATGCGTCAATTATTAAAAACGAGATTAATTGATATGGATCTTTCTGTAAGAGCTTTAAACTGTTTAAAAGCAGCTGAAGTTGATACCTTAGGAGATTTAGTATCTTTTAACAAAAGTGATTTAATGAAATTTAGAAATTTTGGTAAAAAATCTTTAACTGAATTAGAAGAATTAGTTATTGTTAAAGGACTAAATTTCGGAATGGATTTAAGCAAATACAAATTAGATAAAGATTAA
- the rpsD gene encoding 30S ribosomal protein S4 — MARYTGPKTKIARKFGEAIFGDDKNFEKRNYPPGQHGNARRRGKKSEYATQLMEKQKAKYTYGILERQFSNLFKKAQASQGITGEILLQLCESRLDNVVYRMGISNSRSGARQLVSHRHITVNGEILNIPSYTLKEGDVVAVREKSKSLQTIENALASNNNVYEWLTWNSDKKEGTFVKAPERIQIPENFKEQLIVELYSK, encoded by the coding sequence ATGGCAAGATATACAGGACCAAAAACTAAGATTGCTCGTAAATTTGGCGAGGCAATTTTCGGAGACGATAAAAACTTCGAGAAAAGAAATTACCCTCCAGGACAGCATGGAAATGCAAGAAGAAGAGGAAAAAAATCTGAATATGCTACTCAATTAATGGAGAAGCAAAAAGCTAAATATACTTATGGTATTTTAGAGCGTCAGTTTAGTAATTTATTTAAGAAGGCTCAAGCATCTCAAGGAATTACAGGTGAAATTTTATTACAATTATGTGAGTCTCGTTTAGACAATGTTGTATATAGAATGGGAATTTCAAACTCTAGAAGTGGTGCTCGTCAATTAGTATCTCACAGACACATTACTGTAAATGGAGAAATTTTGAATATTCCTTCTTACACTTTAAAAGAAGGAGATGTTGTTGCAGTTAGAGAAAAGTCTAAATCTTTACAAACCATAGAAAATGCATTGGCATCTAACAACAATGTGTACGAATGGTTAACTTGGAATTCAGATAAAAAAGAAGGTACTTTTGTAAAAGCACCAGAAAGAATTCAAATTCCAGAGAACTTCAAAGAGCAATTAATAGTAGAATTATATTCTAAATAA
- the rpsK gene encoding 30S ribosomal protein S11 — MAKASTKKRKVIIEATGEAHVTASFNNIIISLTNKKGDVISWSSAGKMGFRGSKKNTPYAAQLAAEDCANVAKEAGLRKVKVYVKGPGNGRESAIRSIHNAGIEVTEIIDVTPIPHNGCRPPKRRRV; from the coding sequence ATGGCAAAAGCAAGCACAAAAAAACGTAAAGTAATAATTGAAGCTACAGGAGAAGCTCATGTAACAGCCTCTTTTAACAACATTATTATTTCTTTAACAAATAAAAAAGGTGACGTTATTTCATGGTCATCTGCAGGTAAAATGGGTTTTAGAGGTTCTAAAAAGAATACTCCTTACGCGGCTCAATTAGCAGCAGAAGATTGTGCAAATGTTGCAAAAGAAGCAGGTTTACGTAAGGTAAAAGTTTACGTTAAAGGACCAGGTAATGGTAGAGAATCTGCTATTAGATCAATCCATAATGCAGGTATAGAAGTAACAGAAATTATTGACGTTACTCCAATTCCTCATAATGGTTGTCGTCCACCGAAAAGAAGAAGAGTATAA
- the rpsM gene encoding 30S ribosomal protein S13, with protein sequence MARIAGIDIPKNKRGVIALTYIFGIGNSRAKDILAQAKVDESIKVQDWTDDQIAAIREQVGTFTIEGELRSEVQINIKRLMDIGCQRGIRHRLGLPLRGQRTKNNSRTRKGKRKTVANKKK encoded by the coding sequence ATGGCAAGAATAGCAGGTATTGATATTCCAAAGAATAAAAGAGGAGTTATTGCTTTAACTTACATCTTTGGTATAGGAAACAGTAGAGCAAAAGATATTTTAGCTCAAGCAAAAGTAGACGAAAGTATTAAAGTTCAAGATTGGACTGATGATCAAATCGCTGCAATTAGAGAACAAGTTGGAACTTTTACCATAGAGGGTGAATTGCGTTCTGAGGTGCAAATAAACATCAAGCGATTGATGGATATTGGTTGCCAAAGAGGTATTCGTCATAGATTAGGTCTTCCTTTAAGAGGTCAGAGAACTAAGAACAACTCTAGAACGAGAAAAGGTAAGAGAAAAACAGTAGCTAACAAGAAAAAATAA
- the rpsN gene encoding 30S ribosomal protein S14, with amino-acid sequence MAKESMKARERKRAKTVAKYAEKRKALKEAGDYEALQKLPKNASPIRMHNRCKLTGRPKGYMRQFGLSRVTFREMANQGLIPGVKKASW; translated from the coding sequence ATGGCTAAAGAATCAATGAAAGCTCGTGAACGTAAAAGAGCTAAGACAGTTGCAAAATATGCTGAAAAGAGAAAAGCTTTAAAAGAAGCCGGAGACTATGAAGCATTGCAAAAATTACCAAAAAATGCATCACCAATTAGAATGCATAACAGATGTAAATTAACAGGTCGTCCAAAAGGATATATGAGACAATTCGGTTTATCTCGTGTTACTTTCAGAGAAATGGCTAACCAAGGTTTAATACCAGGTGTTAAAAAAGCAAGTTGGTAG
- the rpsE gene encoding 30S ribosomal protein S5, with the protein MMQGYKNVERVKPSGLELVDKLVGVQRVTKVTKGGRAFGFSAIVVVGDGNGVVGHGLGKSKDVSSAIAKAVEDAKKNLVRIPILDGTLPHEQKGKFGGAKIFIKPASPGTGVIAGGAVRIVLESVGVHDVLSKSQGSSNPHNAVKATFDALLQLRSAASIAKQRGISLEKVFNG; encoded by the coding sequence ATTATGCAAGGTTATAAAAACGTAGAAAGAGTAAAACCAAGCGGATTAGAGCTTGTAGATAAGTTAGTAGGTGTACAACGTGTTACCAAAGTAACAAAAGGAGGTAGAGCATTCGGTTTCTCTGCAATTGTTGTTGTTGGAGATGGTAATGGTGTTGTTGGACATGGATTAGGAAAATCTAAAGATGTTTCTTCTGCAATTGCTAAGGCAGTTGAAGATGCAAAGAAAAATTTAGTAAGAATTCCTATTTTAGATGGAACATTACCTCATGAGCAAAAAGGAAAGTTTGGTGGAGCAAAAATATTCATCAAGCCTGCTTCTCCTGGTACAGGAGTTATTGCCGGTGGTGCAGTTCGTATTGTATTAGAATCTGTTGGAGTTCATGATGTATTATCAAAGTCTCAAGGTTCTTCAAATCCTCATAACGCTGTAAAGGCCACTTTCGATGCATTGTTGCAATTAAGAAGTGCTGCTTCTATAGCAAAGCAAAGAGGAATATCTTTAGAAAAAGTATTTAACGGATAA
- the rplE gene encoding 50S ribosomal protein L5: MNYVPRLKSEYKERVISALTEEFSYKNVMQVPKLEKIVVSKGVGAAIADKKLIDYALEELTKITGQKAISTMSKKDVAAFKLRKGMPIGVKVTLRGDKMYEFLDRLVTASLPRVRDFNGIKANGFDGRGNYNLGITEQIIYPEINIDQVKKINGMDITFVTSADTDKEAKSLLSELGLPFKKN; this comes from the coding sequence ATGAATTACGTACCAAGATTAAAATCAGAATACAAAGAAAGAGTTATAAGCGCTCTTACCGAAGAATTCAGTTATAAGAATGTAATGCAAGTGCCAAAATTAGAAAAAATTGTTGTTTCTAAAGGTGTTGGTGCTGCTATTGCAGACAAGAAATTAATAGATTATGCTTTAGAAGAATTGACAAAGATTACGGGTCAAAAAGCAATTTCTACAATGTCTAAAAAAGACGTTGCTGCATTTAAGCTTCGTAAAGGAATGCCAATAGGTGTTAAAGTTACTTTAAGAGGTGATAAAATGTATGAATTTCTTGATAGATTGGTTACAGCATCTTTACCACGTGTAAGAGACTTTAACGGTATAAAAGCAAATGGATTTGATGGTAGAGGTAATTACAACTTAGGTATTACTGAGCAAATCATTTACCCAGAAATAAATATTGATCAAGTGAAAAAAATCAATGGAATGGATATTACTTTTGTAACATCTGCAGACACTGATAAAGAAGCTAAATCATTATTAAGCGAATTAGGTTTACCATTCAAAAAAAATTAA
- the rpsH gene encoding 30S ribosomal protein S8, which produces MYTDPIADFLTRVRNAISAGHRVVEIPASNLKKEMTKILFDQGFILSYQFNDNTVQGTIKIALKYDKDTKESVIRKIQRISTPGLRKYVGSSEMPRVLNGLGIAIVSTSKGVMTNKKARQENVGGEVLCYVY; this is translated from the coding sequence ATGTATACAGATCCAATTGCTGATTTTCTTACAAGAGTAAGAAATGCAATATCAGCAGGACACAGAGTAGTAGAAATTCCTGCTTCTAATTTGAAGAAGGAGATGACTAAAATTTTGTTCGACCAAGGTTTTATTTTAAGCTATCAGTTCAATGACAATACTGTTCAAGGAACTATTAAGATTGCTTTAAAGTATGACAAAGACACAAAAGAGTCAGTAATTAGAAAAATTCAACGTATCAGTACACCAGGTTTACGTAAATATGTTGGCTCTTCTGAGATGCCAAGAGTATTAAACGGACTTGGAATTGCTATTGTTTCCACATCTAAAGGTGTGATGACAAATAAAAAGGCACGTCAAGAGAACGTTGGAGGAGAAGTTTTATGTTACGTTTATTAA